In Mastigocladopsis repens PCC 10914, a single window of DNA contains:
- a CDS encoding NADH-quinone oxidoreductase subunit M produces the protein MLTTLIWLPILGAAVIGFFPGAIAASSARLGALTIAGLVLLWNLFLLLKFDISNPGMQLQEYLPWNDTLGLSYQLGVDGLSILMLILNSLLTWIAIYSSSQQTERPRLFYSLILLASGGVAGAFAAQNLLLFFLFYEIELIPFYLLIAIWGGQNRTYAAIKFLIYTAVSGALILATFLGTVWLTGSTSFNYDTLSTQTLSTALQIILLAGMVLGFGIKIPLVPFHTWLPDAYVEASAPIAILLGGVLAKLGTYGVLRFGMALFPQAWSILAPSLAIWGAVSAMYGAVTAIAQKDIKRMVAYSSIGHMGYILLAAAASTSLALVGGIAQMVSHGIILAILFHLVGVVEAKVGTRELDKLNGLMNPIRGLPLISALLVLGGMASAGIPGMTGFIAEFIVFQGSFSVFPIPTLLCVIATGLTAVYFVILINRTCFGKLDNNLAYYPKILWSEKMPALILAALILFLGIQPTWLVRWAEPTSTAMVAAIPPLEKTVTSQVALNP, from the coding sequence ATGCTCACTACCTTAATTTGGCTACCTATTTTAGGTGCTGCTGTGATTGGTTTCTTTCCTGGTGCTATCGCTGCTAGTAGCGCTCGTTTAGGAGCATTAACGATTGCTGGGTTAGTTCTGCTTTGGAATCTTTTCCTGCTACTAAAATTTGATATCTCCAATCCTGGGATGCAATTACAAGAGTATTTACCTTGGAATGATACTCTCGGCTTGAGCTATCAATTGGGAGTTGATGGGCTGTCGATACTGATGCTCATTTTAAACAGTCTGCTCACATGGATTGCTATTTACAGCAGCAGCCAACAAACTGAACGTCCCCGGCTTTTTTATTCCCTCATCTTATTAGCTAGCGGTGGAGTGGCAGGTGCATTTGCAGCGCAGAATTTGTTGCTTTTCTTCCTGTTCTACGAAATAGAATTAATTCCTTTCTATCTGCTGATTGCGATTTGGGGGGGTCAAAATCGAACCTATGCCGCTATTAAATTCCTGATTTATACTGCTGTTTCTGGAGCGTTAATTCTGGCAACATTTTTAGGTACTGTGTGGCTCACAGGCTCAACCAGCTTTAATTACGATACACTTTCTACCCAAACCCTCTCAACAGCACTGCAAATTATCCTCCTTGCAGGGATGGTGTTAGGTTTTGGGATCAAAATTCCTCTAGTTCCCTTCCACACTTGGTTACCAGATGCTTACGTCGAGGCTTCAGCCCCGATTGCTATTCTTCTTGGTGGAGTGCTGGCGAAGTTAGGAACATATGGCGTTTTGCGGTTCGGGATGGCGCTGTTTCCTCAAGCTTGGAGTATTCTTGCACCCAGTTTGGCAATTTGGGGAGCAGTGAGTGCCATGTATGGAGCTGTCACCGCCATTGCCCAAAAAGACATCAAGCGGATGGTGGCGTACAGTTCCATCGGTCACATGGGTTATATATTGCTAGCTGCTGCTGCTAGCACTTCGCTGGCACTCGTTGGTGGTATCGCCCAAATGGTTAGCCACGGTATAATCCTTGCTATCCTCTTCCACTTGGTAGGAGTTGTGGAAGCTAAGGTAGGAACCCGCGAGTTGGATAAACTCAATGGATTAATGAATCCCATACGCGGTTTACCTCTCATCAGCGCCCTGCTTGTTTTAGGAGGCATGGCTAGTGCCGGCATTCCCGGTATGACAGGATTCATTGCTGAATTTATCGTATTTCAAGGAAGTTTTTCTGTCTTTCCCATACCAACACTGTTGTGTGTCATCGCCACTGGTTTAACCGCAGTCTACTTTGTCATCCTGATTAACCGCACCTGTTTTGGCAAACTCGACAACAACTTAGCTTACTATCCCAAAATCCTATGGTCTGAGAAAATGCCAGCTCTCATCTTGGCAGCTCTCATCTTGTTCTTGGGAATACAACCCACTTGGTTAGTGCGTTGGGCTGAACCAACCTCTACAGCAATGGTTGCGGCAATTCCCCCTCTTGAAAAAACCGTAACTTCTCAAGTCGCTCTTAATCCATGA
- a CDS encoding carbonic anhydrase translates to MNRKTQKVNLSRRTLLKFGAGAVGTGVLTAGVGSNFISPEQATAQAKDMTPEQALQSLMEGNQRFWTRKRRNSDQTYARLVEVAKGQTPFASILGCADSRVPAEIVFDQGLGDLFVCRVAGNVATPEEIGSLEFGSLVLGSKIIMVMGHKRCGAVDATIKGAQVPGQIASLLDAIKPSVEKSKKLPGDQLENACKANVLAQVEKLKTSPVLSQLIEASKLKLVGAYYDLDSGKVTLVS, encoded by the coding sequence ATGAATAGAAAAACTCAAAAGGTCAATCTTTCCAGAAGAACTTTGCTCAAGTTTGGTGCAGGAGCCGTAGGAACAGGAGTGCTAACGGCAGGAGTTGGCTCTAACTTTATTTCTCCTGAACAAGCTACAGCACAAGCAAAGGACATGACTCCCGAGCAGGCTCTGCAAAGTTTAATGGAGGGAAATCAGCGCTTTTGGACTAGAAAACGTCGCAACTCTGACCAAACTTATGCACGTCTGGTTGAAGTGGCAAAAGGTCAGACGCCGTTTGCATCTATCCTCGGATGTGCGGATTCACGAGTTCCTGCAGAGATTGTTTTTGACCAAGGACTAGGGGATTTATTTGTATGCCGAGTGGCTGGTAATGTCGCTACACCAGAGGAGATTGGTAGCCTGGAATTTGGCAGTTTAGTATTGGGGTCAAAGATAATCATGGTAATGGGTCATAAAAGATGTGGAGCGGTAGATGCCACGATAAAAGGTGCTCAAGTCCCAGGTCAAATAGCCAGTTTACTTGATGCCATTAAACCAAGTGTAGAAAAGTCAAAAAAACTACCAGGTGACCAGCTAGAAAATGCTTGTAAAGCAAATGTTTTGGCACAAGTGGAAAAGTTGAAAACATCACCAGTCCTATCTCAGTTAATTGAAGCAAGTAAATTGAAACTTGTAGGTGCTTATTACGATTTAGATAGTGGCAAAGTAACTCTAGTTAGTTAG
- a CDS encoding NAD(P)H-quinone oxidoreductase subunit F, producing MAQFLLESIWLVPCYALMGGLLAVPWSPGIIQRTGPRPAGYVNLVMTFLAFVHSALALPATWNQPPYQISIPWLSTAGLNLSIDLEISSVSVGAMVVIAGLNLLAQIFAIGYMEMDWGWARFYSLLGLFEAGLCALALCNSLFFSYVILEILTLGTYLLVGLWFSQPLVVTGARDAFLTKRVGDLFLLMGVLAIWPLAGTWNYTELAEWAATAHVNPTLIALVCLALIAGPMGKCAQFPLHLWLDEAMEGPVPSTILRNSVVVASGAWVLIKLQPVFSLSPIATSAMVAIGAVTAVGGSLIAIAQIDIKRCLSYSVSTYMGLVFIAVGTQQDEAALLLVLTHALAAALLVMSTGAIVWNSITQDVTQLGGLWSRRPVSGIAYVVGILGLIGFPPLGSFWALLKLASGLWVTQPWLVGVVIIVNALTAFSLTREFSLIFGGKPQQMSDRSPEVSWQMALPMIILLGFTLHLPLVLQSLSLLPNWANLNKDVALLLIWSSVFGCSISSVIYLGNVIPKPIRFPVQALQNLLAYDFYTPKLYRMSIIFSVDMISKLADIVDRFVFDGIVNLVGLASLSSGEGLKYSTSGQTQFYAFTVLLGVGVLGILVSWQYWGVQFLDLMF from the coding sequence ATGGCTCAGTTTCTGCTTGAATCTATTTGGTTAGTGCCTTGCTATGCCTTAATGGGCGGGCTTTTAGCCGTGCCTTGGTCTCCAGGAATCATTCAACGCACCGGACCAAGACCGGCAGGTTATGTAAACTTGGTCATGACATTTTTGGCGTTTGTTCATTCTGCCTTGGCATTGCCAGCTACCTGGAATCAGCCGCCATATCAAATATCTATACCTTGGCTGAGTACTGCTGGTTTAAACCTCTCCATTGATTTAGAAATCTCTTCAGTCAGTGTTGGCGCGATGGTTGTCATTGCTGGTTTGAATTTGCTAGCACAAATCTTTGCCATTGGTTACATGGAGATGGATTGGGGTTGGGCGCGTTTTTATTCCCTGTTGGGATTGTTTGAAGCTGGACTATGTGCGCTTGCCCTGTGCAACTCTTTATTTTTCAGCTATGTCATTTTGGAAATCCTGACTCTGGGAACTTACCTGCTAGTCGGATTATGGTTTAGTCAGCCTTTGGTAGTCACAGGGGCTAGAGATGCTTTTTTAACCAAGCGGGTAGGAGATTTATTTCTGTTGATGGGGGTACTGGCAATATGGCCCCTAGCAGGGACTTGGAATTATACAGAACTAGCAGAGTGGGCGGCTACTGCTCATGTCAATCCCACGTTGATAGCGCTGGTGTGTCTGGCATTAATTGCAGGTCCAATGGGTAAGTGCGCTCAGTTTCCCTTGCATCTATGGTTAGATGAAGCGATGGAAGGACCTGTACCCAGTACAATTTTGCGAAACTCTGTAGTCGTTGCCAGTGGTGCTTGGGTACTGATTAAGCTGCAACCTGTTTTTAGCCTCTCGCCCATAGCTACCTCTGCAATGGTGGCTATTGGTGCTGTGACAGCTGTGGGTGGTTCTTTGATTGCGATCGCCCAAATTGACATCAAACGTTGCTTATCCTATTCCGTGAGTACCTACATGGGTTTGGTGTTCATCGCTGTAGGAACACAGCAAGATGAAGCTGCACTGTTGTTAGTACTGACCCATGCTTTAGCAGCAGCACTCTTAGTCATGAGTACTGGTGCAATTGTATGGAACAGCATCACCCAAGATGTTACCCAGCTAGGGGGACTGTGGTCACGCCGTCCAGTATCGGGAATAGCTTATGTTGTGGGAATTCTTGGGTTAATTGGTTTTCCACCTTTAGGTAGTTTTTGGGCGTTGCTGAAATTAGCTTCAGGGCTGTGGGTCACGCAACCTTGGCTGGTGGGAGTTGTGATCATAGTCAACGCTTTGACAGCTTTCAGCTTAACCAGGGAATTTAGTTTAATTTTTGGCGGTAAACCTCAGCAAATGAGCGATCGCTCTCCCGAAGTGAGCTGGCAAATGGCTCTACCCATGATTATTCTCCTGGGATTTACCCTCCATCTACCCTTAGTTTTGCAAAGCTTATCGCTGCTCCCAAACTGGGCAAATCTTAATAAAGACGTAGCACTACTACTGATTTGGTCAAGTGTTTTCGGTTGCAGCATCAGTAGCGTGATTTATCTGGGCAATGTTATTCCCAAACCGATTCGCTTCCCTGTGCAAGCTTTGCAAAACTTGCTGGCTTATGACTTTTACACACCAAAACTGTATCGGATGAGCATAATTTTCAGCGTTGACATGATTTCAAAACTTGCTGACATTGTTGACCGCTTTGTCTTCGATGGCATCGTTAACTTGGTTGGTTTAGCTTCCCTTAGCAGCGGCGAGGGTCTTAAGTACAGCACCTCTGGACAAACCCAGTTTTACGCATTCACTGTGTTGCTTGGAGTAGGAGTCTTAGGAATCCTTGTGAGTTGGCAATACTGGGGAGTTCAGTTTTTAGATTTGATGTTTTAG
- a CDS encoding pentapeptide repeat-containing protein has translation MDADELKRRYAAGERDFAATNLSRSKLVGANLAGVNLFAADLSGVNLAKAKLWGANLGGANLARANLTRANLSGVNLHEANLRGAKLNFAKLYGANLSGACYDDSTRFSRGFDPISRNMRKL, from the coding sequence ATGGATGCAGATGAACTGAAGCGTCGTTACGCAGCAGGAGAAAGAGATTTTGCAGCAACCAACCTTAGCAGATCCAAATTGGTTGGAGCCAACCTAGCTGGAGTCAATTTATTTGCAGCGGATTTAAGCGGAGTCAACCTAGCTAAAGCTAAACTGTGGGGAGCTAACCTTGGAGGAGCTAACTTAGCCAGAGCCAACTTGACACGAGCTAACCTCAGCGGTGTCAACTTGCATGAAGCGAATCTCCGGGGAGCCAAGCTCAACTTTGCCAAGCTATATGGAGCAAACTTGAGTGGCGCTTGCTACGATGACAGCACCCGCTTTTCTAGAGGTTTTGACCCTATCAGTAGAAATATGCGGAAGCTTTGA
- a CDS encoding nSTAND1 domain-containing NTPase encodes MTNDQHRSEDVRLNNDRSLQQLAWAIEASVGQFKLILARCNYASSRSRLIERLREICQVEIRVLVLKESERTLYTAIREELGDDVQALMILGLESVWNLDQMLISANQVREEFRNHFPFPVVFWIDDEVHKQLMQFAPDLESWATTRNFAIAVDELMEFLQETAEQLLTGDFSLTLEKCSEIKLAWQDLQNSGQVLEPEAKARIEYLLGLTEYVDKNFDNALEYYQQSLAFWQQANDLIRQSKVLSYITLCYYEKARQQETKRPQTVETRHPPDTVETRHLPDTVETRHPPDTVETRHPPDTVETRHPPDTVETRHGASLQHENRRHPDWQETRNYLQQTLQILEAAQRRDLIAHLLDKFGIILRDLQDWEQLKSLTEKALQVHESEGNLLKISQDYGFLAEVALANKQWQDAKQLAENALEVNSAQTRSLALHRQSSEVCPEGNPPCNFSLPPQANESAQADFVCVAAISNRQEFLLILAQAEQNLGAKQAAISHLEVARKIGVSDNAPQLYIKILRNLRRLYLKQKQYLEAFKIKQERLSVEQQFGLRAFIGAGRLQATRLVNLSPLVETRYGASLQDIAPEISASGRLLDVERLISRIGRNDHKLIVIYGQSGVGKSSLVNAGLVPALKNKAIGIQDNLVIVVRVYTNWVDELAWQIVEALREMGRWVDDTQTSASDTQAPVSNTQAPVSDTQRRVSNTQRRVSNTQARVSNTQARVSNTQRRVLNTQARVSNTQARVSNTQRRVLEAQTPHSPTALLEQLRQWETQNLRPVMIFDQFEEFFFVDIAPQQRRQFFEFVGECLNILSLKVILSLRVDYLHYLLECNDLPSMKIISNDILSNRVLYKLGNFSPSDAKSIIQQLTERANFHLEPALVDELVQDLAQELGEVRPIELQVVGAQLQTEDITSLAKYRECGTKEELVKRYLNAVVEDCGAENQQTAEFVMYLLTDEKGTRPLKTRAELERDLQALAADVSQEASKLDLILEIFVESGLVVLLRENPANRYQLVHDYLAEFIRQQQEPKLSQVMAELERERKQRLQTEEQLKQTEQAKQILAKANHQASQRIRIGSGVLIASFVVAGIVTLQAFGLVGKAQKITTLERQGVATEKLFQFQQIEALLLALDAGQDLRTLINQEHEPAEYPAASPVLALQTIVDNIQEQNQLKGHTGSVISASFSSDGKRILTASDDNTARVWDISGKQLAELKGHTSGVISASFSSDGKRILTASSDNTARVWDISGKQLAELKGHTSGVISASFSSDGKRILTASDDNTARVWRYRSFEELLSEGCHWLNDYLVINPKELEKLEVCQNKSNLRAAAEFLVKEGEQQARAGNIDEAMATFRKALQWNSNLTFDAQAKALVIQGETLAEEGKVKEAVAAYAEAQKVDPKVEIDANSWNSLCWYGSLHRRAADVMFACEKAVQLAPGDGNIRDSRGLARALTGNTQGAIEDFEAFIAQVDDKEIKSQRQRWVKDLRAGKKPFTEEELKKLLQ; translated from the coding sequence ATGACAAATGATCAGCACCGTTCAGAAGATGTCCGTCTCAACAATGATCGCTCATTGCAACAACTGGCTTGGGCGATTGAGGCTTCTGTTGGACAGTTTAAGCTGATTTTGGCACGGTGCAATTATGCCAGTTCGCGATCGCGTCTCATAGAACGGCTACGCGAAATTTGTCAAGTGGAAATCCGCGTTTTGGTTCTTAAGGAATCGGAAAGGACTCTCTACACCGCAATTCGGGAAGAATTGGGGGATGATGTGCAAGCCTTGATGATTTTGGGCTTAGAATCGGTGTGGAATCTCGACCAAATGCTGATTTCTGCAAATCAGGTGCGGGAAGAGTTCCGCAATCATTTTCCTTTTCCTGTGGTGTTCTGGATTGATGATGAAGTCCACAAGCAGCTGATGCAGTTTGCTCCTGATTTAGAAAGTTGGGCGACGACGAGAAATTTTGCTATTGCTGTTGATGAATTGATGGAGTTTTTGCAAGAAACAGCAGAGCAATTATTAACTGGTGATTTCAGCCTGACTTTAGAAAAATGTTCCGAGATTAAATTAGCTTGGCAAGATTTACAAAATTCTGGACAAGTTCTAGAGCCAGAAGCAAAAGCGAGAATCGAATATTTATTGGGCTTAACAGAATATGTTGATAAGAACTTTGATAATGCTCTTGAATATTATCAACAAAGTTTGGCTTTTTGGCAGCAAGCAAATGATTTAATCCGGCAAAGCAAAGTTTTAAGCTATATCACATTGTGTTATTACGAAAAAGCGAGGCAACAGGAAACTAAGCGCCCACAGACGGTAGAGACGCGCCATCCACCAGATACTGTAGAGACGCGCCATCTACCAGATACTGTAGAGACGCGCCATCCACCAGATACTGTAGAGACGCGCCATCCACCAGATACTGTAGAGACGCGCCATCCACCAGATACTGTAGAGACGCGCCATGGCGCGTCTCTACAACATGAAAATAGAAGGCATCCAGATTGGCAAGAAACGAGAAATTATCTTCAGCAAACTCTCCAAATTTTAGAAGCGGCTCAACGTCGAGATTTAATTGCTCATTTACTTGACAAATTTGGCATTATTCTACGTGATTTACAAGATTGGGAGCAGTTGAAAAGCTTGACTGAGAAAGCTTTGCAAGTTCATGAATCAGAAGGAAATTTGCTGAAGATATCTCAGGATTATGGTTTTTTAGCTGAAGTTGCTCTGGCAAATAAGCAATGGCAAGATGCCAAACAATTAGCCGAGAACGCATTAGAAGTAAATAGCGCTCAGACTAGAAGTCTGGCGCTACACAGACAAAGCTCCGAAGTTTGCCCGGAGGGAAACCCTCCTTGCAACTTCTCTCTGCCTCCGCAGGCTAATGAGTCCGCGCAGGCGGACTTCGTCTGTGTAGCCGCAATTTCTAATCGCCAAGAATTTTTATTAATTCTCGCGCAAGCTGAACAAAATTTAGGCGCAAAACAAGCAGCTATCAGTCATTTAGAAGTAGCAAGAAAGATAGGTGTGTCTGACAATGCTCCGCAACTTTATATTAAGATTTTAAGAAATTTACGACGCTTATATTTAAAACAAAAGCAATATTTAGAAGCTTTTAAAATTAAGCAAGAAAGACTTTCAGTTGAGCAACAATTTGGCTTGCGGGCGTTTATTGGTGCGGGTAGGTTACAAGCAACACGACTGGTAAATTTATCCCCACTTGTAGAGACGCGCTATGGCGCGTCTTTACAGGATATCGCCCCAGAAATTAGCGCTTCTGGTCGTTTGCTGGATGTAGAACGTTTGATTTCACGCATCGGTCGCAATGACCATAAACTGATAGTTATTTATGGACAATCAGGGGTTGGCAAAAGTTCGCTGGTGAATGCAGGACTTGTACCAGCTTTGAAAAACAAAGCGATCGGCATTCAAGATAATTTAGTTATTGTGGTGCGGGTTTATACCAATTGGGTGGATGAGTTGGCATGGCAGATAGTAGAAGCGTTGAGAGAAATGGGGAGATGGGTTGATGACACGCAAACTTCAGCTTCAGATACTCAAGCGCCAGTCTCAAACACTCAAGCGCCAGTCTCGGATACTCAACGACGAGTATCAAACACTCAACGGCGAGTATCAAACACTCAAGCACGAGTATCAAACACTCAAGCGCGAGTATCAAACACTCAACGACGAGTGTTAAACACTCAAGCGCGAGTATCAAACACTCAAGCGCGAGTATCAAACACTCAACGACGAGTATTAGAAGCTCAAACGCCTCACTCGCCAACTGCGCTTTTAGAACAATTGCGACAGTGGGAGACGCAGAACCTGCGCCCAGTAATGATTTTTGACCAATTTGAGGAATTTTTCTTCGTTGACATCGCACCACAGCAAAGGCGGCAATTTTTTGAGTTTGTGGGCGAGTGTCTTAACATTCTGTCGCTGAAGGTGATTTTGTCGCTGCGGGTGGATTACCTGCATTATCTGCTGGAGTGCAACGACTTGCCTAGCATGAAGATTATTAGCAATGATATTCTCAGCAATCGTGTGCTTTATAAGTTGGGGAATTTTTCACCGAGTGATGCTAAGTCAATTATTCAGCAATTAACTGAGCGTGCTAATTTTCATTTAGAACCTGCTTTAGTTGATGAACTGGTGCAGGATTTAGCGCAGGAACTGGGGGAAGTGCGCCCGATTGAGTTGCAGGTGGTGGGGGCGCAACTGCAAACGGAAGACATCACAAGTTTGGCAAAATATCGGGAGTGTGGCACAAAGGAAGAACTGGTTAAACGCTACCTAAATGCAGTCGTTGAGGACTGCGGCGCAGAAAATCAGCAAACGGCGGAATTTGTGATGTATTTGCTGACGGATGAAAAGGGGACTCGTCCGTTGAAGACTCGCGCTGAACTGGAACGGGATTTGCAGGCGTTAGCCGCAGATGTGAGTCAAGAAGCGAGTAAATTAGATTTGATTTTAGAGATTTTCGTGGAATCTGGTTTGGTGGTTTTGCTGCGGGAAAATCCAGCAAACCGCTATCAACTGGTGCATGATTATTTAGCTGAGTTTATTCGCCAGCAACAAGAACCGAAGTTAAGCCAGGTGATGGCGGAACTGGAAAGGGAGAGGAAGCAACGCCTGCAAACTGAAGAACAGTTAAAACAAACTGAACAAGCTAAGCAGATATTAGCAAAGGCGAACCACCAAGCAAGCCAGCGGATTCGTATTGGTTCGGGAGTGCTGATTGCATCCTTTGTTGTCGCAGGAATTGTCACATTACAAGCATTTGGACTTGTGGGGAAAGCACAGAAAATTACAACATTAGAACGACAAGGAGTTGCCACAGAGAAGCTTTTTCAGTTCCAACAAATCGAAGCATTGCTTTTAGCTTTAGATGCAGGGCAAGATTTGCGTACTCTTATAAACCAAGAACATGAACCAGCAGAATACCCAGCTGCTAGCCCTGTGTTAGCCTTACAAACAATTGTTGACAACATTCAAGAGCAAAATCAACTCAAAGGGCATACAGGTTCTGTCATCAGCGCCAGTTTTAGCAGCGATGGCAAACGCATTCTCACTGCTTCCGATGACAATACCGCGCGGGTGTGGGATATCTCTGGCAAACAATTAGCCGAACTCAAAGGGCATACATCTGGTGTCATCAGCGCCAGTTTTAGCAGCGATGGCAAACGCATTCTCACGGCTTCATCGGACAATACCGCGCGGGTGTGGGATATCTCTGGCAAACAATTAGCCGAACTCAAAGGGCATACATCTGGTGTCATCAGCGCCAGTTTTAGCAGCGATGGCAAACGCATTCTCACGGCTTCCGATGACAATACCGCGCGGGTGTGGCGTTATCGAAGTTTCGAGGAATTGTTATCAGAAGGTTGTCACTGGTTGAATGATTATCTTGTCATCAATCCTAAAGAACTGGAAAAACTAGAAGTTTGTCAAAACAAATCTAACTTGAGAGCAGCAGCAGAATTTTTGGTGAAAGAAGGAGAACAGCAAGCAAGAGCAGGTAATATTGATGAGGCAATGGCGACTTTCCGTAAAGCTCTCCAGTGGAATTCTAATTTAACATTTGACGCACAGGCAAAAGCATTGGTCATACAAGGAGAAACTCTTGCAGAAGAAGGTAAGGTAAAAGAAGCCGTAGCAGCTTACGCAGAAGCCCAAAAAGTAGATCCAAAAGTGGAAATTGACGCTAATTCTTGGAATTCACTTTGTTGGTACGGTAGCCTGCACCGTCGTGCTGCTGATGTGATGTTTGCCTGTGAAAAAGCCGTGCAACTCGCTCCTGGCGATGGCAATATTCGGGATAGCCGTGGGCTTGCTAGGGCGTTGACAGGTAACACTCAAGGAGCAATTGAGGATTTTGAGGCATTTATTGCCCAGGTTGATGATAAGGAGATAAAATCACAACGGCAACGGTGGGTGAAGGATTTACGCGCTGGGAAGAAGCCGTTTACTGAGGAAGAGTTGAAGAAGTTGTTGCAATGA
- a CDS encoding nuclear transport factor 2 family protein → MTQSDNTLTVAHQAFKHFQHGLATGEWNQFLDMLTEDFSFWFPAGKYHGLHKGKEKAREFFPYVSECFKDGLTVTLDHVTSNETTVVFEFRDEGLLFGELYKNRIAVSFDVRGNQICSYREYFGSNGKSN, encoded by the coding sequence ATGACACAATCAGACAATACTTTAACAGTTGCTCATCAAGCATTTAAACACTTCCAGCACGGTTTGGCTACAGGCGAGTGGAACCAGTTCTTGGATATGCTCACCGAAGACTTTAGCTTCTGGTTTCCCGCAGGAAAATATCACGGGTTGCATAAGGGAAAAGAGAAAGCAAGAGAATTTTTCCCATATGTTTCGGAATGCTTTAAAGATGGACTCACTGTCACTTTAGACCATGTTACCAGTAATGAGACAACGGTTGTTTTTGAGTTCCGAGATGAGGGTCTGTTGTTTGGAGAACTTTACAAAAATCGGATAGCAGTTTCCTTTGATGTACGAGGAAACCAAATTTGCAGCTATAGAGAATATTTTGGCAGCAATGGCAAATCGAATTGA
- the hisS gene encoding histidine--tRNA ligase, with amino-acid sequence MAKADKINFSTPSGFPEFLPGEKRLELYLLDTIRKVFESYGFTPIETPAVERLEVLQAKGNQGDNIIYGLNPILPPNRQAEKDKAGETGAEARALKFDQTVPLAAYIARHLNDLTFPFARYQMDVVFRGERAKDGRYRQFRQCDIDVVGRRELSLLYDAQMPAIITEIFDAVNIGDFLIRINNRKILTGFFKSVGIAEDKIKSCIGIIDTLEKVGEAKVKLELQKEGVLAEPTQKIIDFIKIKGTVDEVLDKLNYLAQTMPEAEEFSLGVTELETVISGVRNLGVPENRFCIDLAIARGLNYYTGTVYETTLIGHEALGSICSGGRYEELVGMFLDEKMPGVGISIGLTRLMSRLLKAGILSSLAATPAQVMVVNMQADLMPIYLKVSQQLRKAGLHVITSFEQRPLGKQFQQAEKQGIQFCVIIGSEEAAAQKSGLKDLTTREQVEVSLENLAEEIKRRLNRV; translated from the coding sequence ATGGCAAAAGCAGACAAAATAAATTTCTCCACCCCAAGTGGTTTTCCTGAATTTCTTCCTGGCGAAAAGCGCTTGGAATTATATTTGCTAGATACTATCCGCAAAGTTTTTGAAAGCTATGGATTTACACCTATAGAAACTCCCGCAGTAGAACGCTTGGAAGTTTTGCAAGCTAAAGGCAATCAAGGCGACAACATTATCTATGGTCTTAATCCTATCTTGCCACCAAATCGGCAAGCCGAAAAGGATAAGGCTGGTGAAACAGGTGCGGAAGCAAGAGCTTTAAAATTTGACCAAACAGTTCCTCTGGCGGCGTATATTGCTCGTCACCTCAATGACTTGACTTTTCCCTTTGCTCGTTATCAGATGGATGTGGTGTTTCGTGGAGAAAGGGCAAAAGATGGTCGATATCGTCAGTTTCGTCAGTGCGATATTGATGTGGTTGGTCGTCGGGAACTGAGTTTGCTTTATGATGCTCAGATGCCTGCTATTATCACCGAAATCTTTGACGCAGTGAATATTGGTGATTTTTTGATTCGCATCAATAATCGTAAAATTCTCACTGGGTTCTTTAAGTCAGTGGGAATTGCGGAAGACAAAATTAAATCTTGCATTGGCATTATTGATACTTTGGAAAAAGTCGGTGAGGCTAAGGTAAAACTGGAGTTACAAAAAGAAGGTGTTTTAGCAGAGCCAACTCAAAAAATCATCGACTTTATTAAGATTAAGGGCACAGTTGATGAGGTCCTAGATAAGCTCAATTACTTGGCTCAAACAATGCCAGAAGCTGAGGAATTTAGTCTTGGAGTGACGGAGTTAGAAACAGTTATTTCTGGAGTTCGCAATCTTGGAGTTCCAGAAAATCGTTTCTGTATTGATTTAGCGATCGCACGCGGTCTTAATTATTATACGGGGACAGTGTACGAAACAACCCTCATAGGACATGAAGCTTTGGGCAGCATTTGTTCTGGCGGAAGGTATGAAGAATTAGTGGGGATGTTTTTGGATGAAAAAATGCCTGGTGTAGGCATTTCTATTGGCTTAACCCGCTTAATGAGTCGATTGCTAAAAGCAGGAATTCTCAGTTCCTTAGCCGCCACTCCAGCGCAAGTGATGGTAGTGAATATGCAAGCTGATTTGATGCCTATTTATTTAAAAGTGTCTCAACAACTGCGTAAAGCTGGACTTCATGTTATCACGAGTTTTGAGCAGCGACCTTTAGGTAAACAATTTCAACAAGCTGAAAAACAAGGAATTCAATTTTGCGTAATTATTGGTTCAGAGGAAGCAGCAGCACAAAAGTCTGGTCTCAAAGATTTGACAACACGGGAGCAAGTCGAAGTCTCACTGGAGAATTTAGCTGAGGAAATTAAAAGAAGACTCAATAGGGTTTGA